The Halotia branconii CENA392 region AAGGATTTTTAGAATCGCTATTCATGCTTATGGAGGTTGAGCTAGCAGTGCCAGATCACTCTACCCTATGCCGTCGTTTAAGCAAGTTGTCGGTAGAACTGCCAGTCATTCCCAAAGAGAAAGCCATTCATGTAGTAGTGGATTCAACCGGGGTGAAAGTCTATGGTGAAGGGGAATGGAAAGTTCGTACACATGGGGTTGGTAAACGGCGGACATGGCGCAAATTACATTTAGGTGTTGATGAGAACAGTGGTGAAATTTTAGGTGCAGTGGTGACTACTAATGATGTGGCTGATTGTGAAGTGCTACCAGACATATGCTATTTTTTCAGTGTCGCGTTCTGCGGCGATCGCATTTTCTGCGGCTAAATCTATTTGCACTTTAACTGCATCGCTGATACGAATATATAAAGGGTCATTGGTGAATGGCACTAAAAAAAGCTATAAAGCTTACCATTGAAGGAGAACAAAAATTTCTGCACTGAAGTATGGATATTCGCGTACCAGAATGTGTTCGTCCACTGTTAGCTGATTATTTATTGTCAATCGCTCAAATTAATTCTCATCTTTTCAGCAGCTTTGATAACAAAAGGCTTTATCTGCTTGAATTACACCTCGTTGTCACCCCCTCACATCATGCGGTCTGCCAGCGATTTTGCAGCGATTGCGTTTAGGTCAGCTACTATTTGCTGCGGAAGTTGCAGCGCCGCAGCTTTGATATTCTCACGCAGATGTTCAACCGATGACGTGCCGGGAATCAGCAAGATGTTGGGGGAATGCTGAAGCAACCATGCCAGCGCTACTTGCATCGGTGTTGCGTCTAAAGATTTGGCGGTGCTTTCAAGCACAGAGGATTGTAGCGGCGTGAATCCACCCAGGGGGAAGAACGGCACATAAGCAATGCTCTGCTGTGCGAGATCGTCGATGAAAGCATCATCTTTGCGATGTGCTACGTTGTATTGGTTCTGCACACAGACAATTTCTGCGATTTTTTGCGCCTCTGCTAACTGTATAGGCGTGACATTGCTCAAACCGAGGTGACGAATTAATCCCTGCTTCTTAAGTTCGGCTAAGGTCGTTAGCGGCTCGACGAGAGAACCCTCAGATACTCCCTGAGTGTCACCCATCAAGCGGAGATTGACGACATCGATCGTATCGAGTCCAAGGTTACGCAGGTTATCGTGAATAGCCTCGGTCAGATCCTGCCGCGACATCGCCGGAATCCACGATCCATCTTCAGGACGAC contains the following coding sequences:
- a CDS encoding aldo/keto reductase family oxidoreductase, which gives rise to MSEQTNLGGSLTLPNTSITVKRIGYGAMQLTGSNVMGAPCDVDAAIAVLREAIALGINHIDTSDFYGPHITNQIIRQALHPYPKDLVIVTKVGARRPEDGSWIPAMSRQDLTEAIHDNLRNLGLDTIDVVNLRLMGDTQGVSEGSLVEPLTTLAELKKQGLIRHLGLSNVTPIQLAEAQKIAEIVCVQNQYNVAHRKDDAFIDDLAQQSIAYVPFFPLGGFTPLQSSVLESTAKSLDATPMQVALAWLLQHSPNILLIPGTSSVEHLRENIKAAALQLPQQIVADLNAIAAKSLADRMM
- a CDS encoding element excision factor XisH family protein; amino-acid sequence: MPFTNDPLYIRISDAVKVQIDLAAENAIAAERDTEKIAYVW